The following are from one region of the Pleurodeles waltl isolate 20211129_DDA chromosome 4_1, aPleWal1.hap1.20221129, whole genome shotgun sequence genome:
- the LOC138287379 gene encoding zinc finger protein 782-like produces the protein MLALQEAQSCDVDNYIPSPETLIKKNESYTCSESSSLSSVLKHPQQTHTGEKPFTCTECAKSFSWLSNLLCHQQTQKGIKACNCSGCGSNVSYSSALRNDQQINTEEKPYHCSECEKSFSWFSHLKRHQQTHTGEKPYICSECVKSFGCLSHLQRHHRTHTGEKPYHCSECEKRFRRLAHLQIHQRTHTGEKTYKCSECVKSFSQLSNLRSHQRTHTGEKPFKCRECVKSFSWLSNLQRHQQTHKGEKPYHCSECGSSFSYYSTLRNHLRTHTGEKPFKCSECGKSFSDLSVLQRHLRTHTGEKPYQCNDCGTSYRHSLTLRNHRRIHTGEKPFKCSECVRSFSRFSYLQAHQRTHAGKNIQVQ, from the coding sequence ATGTTGGCCCTTCAGGAAGCACAGTCATGTGATGTAGACAACTATATACCCAGCCCAGAAACGCTAATCAAGAAAAACGAATCGTATACATGCAGCGAGAGCTCTAGTTTGTCATCAGTACTAAAGCATCCTCAGCAAACGCACACGGGGGAAAAACCATTCACTTGCACTGAATGTGCGAAGAGTTTTAGTTGGTTATCTAACCTACTATGTCATCAACAAACCCAGAAGGGGATCAAAGCATGCAATTGCAGCGGATGTGGGAGTAATGTTAGTTACTCTTCAGCATTAAGGAATGATCAGCAAATAAACACagaggaaaaaccataccattgcagtgaatgtgaaaAGAGCTTTAGTTGGTTTTCACACCTCAAAAGacaccagcaaacacacacaggagaaaaaccatacatctgcagtgaatgtgtgaagagctttggtTGTTTAtcacacctccaaagacatcatcgaacacacactggggagaagccataccattgcagtgaatgtgaaaAGAGATTTAGACGGTTAGCCCACCTCCaaatacatcagcgaacacacacaggggaaaaaacatacaagtgcagtgaatgtgtgaaaagctttagtcagttatcaaaCCTAAGAagccatcagcgaacacacacgggggaaaaaccattcaagtgcagggAATGTGTGAAAAGCTTTAGTTGGTTATCTAACCTACAACGTCATCAACAAACCCACAAAggagaaaaaccataccattgcagcgaATGTGGGAGTAGCTTTAGTTACTATTCGACATTAAGGAATCAtctgcgaacacacacaggggaaaaaccattcaaatgcagtgaatgtgggaagagctttagTGATTTATCAGTCCTACAAAGACACttgcgaacacacactggggaaaaaccataccaatgCAATGATTGTGGAACCAGCTATAGACATTCCTTAACGTTAAGGAATCATCGGCgaatacacacaggggaaaagccattcaagtgcagtgagtgTGTGAGGAGCTTTAGTCGGTTTTCATACCTACAAGCACATCAGCGAACACACGCAGGAAAAAACATTCAAGTACAGTGA